The genomic segment ATTTTACATAGTGTCATGGTGCTGTTAGTGGCAGTCAACATATTATTCTGAAAACACATGCTATTGTGGAATTAGTGTTGAGTTTAACCAGTTTAGGCTTACGGAACCGAGTCAAGCGCCTCATCAGTGTCGGATTGGTGGAACAAATACTTCTTTGTTAATCTTCTAAACCAAAAGgcactgttttttattttcataatagAACCAAAAACTCAAGTTATTGATATATAGCCGTCgtgtttgttttgaaaagtATATATCGGCCATTACATGGCGGTGAGGTCGTTTCAGCCATAGCCTCTATAACGGTGGGCTTGGAATCACCACTAGAGAGGCAGATAGGGTGGAGGCTGTAGTAGCTCCCGCTTGCCGTAGGTGCTGGAGCCTACGTTGGTGGGGGTGTACACCGTGCCGATGGTGTTGCTGGAGCGGGTCAGGAAGTCTGCCAGTCGCTGGGTCACACACGTGGCCGTGTTGCACTTCCTTTTTTCTATATGGTGGCTGATGGGATGTAGGTAGAAACCACAACCAGTTGATGTGCATCCAAATAGGCAATTTAAACAAATTATGCTTGTCCAAACATTTAAGGAGGGGTATGGATGAGGATCATTTATATGTGATATGACAATGTGACATAGATAATGTGATATTAACCTCACCATAATAATagcttattattattaattgctTAGAGATCAGTATTACTTAACTTTTTTGCACAAATGTCAGCCCATTTCTGTGCAATTCTGCTCTACAATAAGTTAGtaagttgttgtttgttgttattttttgtaatatatgtttattaaaaatatgtaatttgaccaatcagatcatattaaaaaaattatctgatGTGAAAAGACGTTCTGATTCTTAAAAacgaaacaaaaataaatgtaaaaatctgCAGCATTTCGATATAAGGTGCCACTCACTACagacctgtgtaacaaagtGTAGCCTAACCTGTTGACAGATGTAAGCCCTCTCTGCTGCCGCACACCCATAAGGTTGAGGAAAGGGTTAGAGATAATCCTGGGAATGAGCCAGCCTTCACTGTCCCGAAGAGCACCTTCCTGGTCATTAGTCGACGTGAAGTACCTGGTTCAAGATAAGGGAAAAGACAAATTGTCACTCTGACTGACACCCACTTCAAAATAGCTGAATTCTGGAGGGCCACTTTGTCATGCCAGGGAAAAGGCAAGAAAATGTTGAGTGCATAAGTGATGCGCTCAACATTTTCTTGCCTCTTTCCTGGTAGGACAGAAATGACCTCTCATATGTCACAGTTGTGATGGATATTCCTGTCAATCATCTCAACTGCCAATTGCTGCTTTTTAGCTAATTTGTTACGGTTCAAGATGGATATGCCAAATGACTCATTGGCTGATCCTATGTGTTATAACCTATGCATTGAATGATCAATCTACGAAATGAAATCCTGTTCTTGCTGACAATTAAACACTTGCAATAATTGTGCATCACATAATTGACACTCCAAGAATAACCTCACCTGTTACCAGGGGCAGTGGCGAAGCAGCGTAGCAGCATAAGTGACACAAGAAGGAGTGCGGGCTGCTTCAGGTGATACATCATGTACGTGGGATCtctatatttaaaatg from the Esox lucius isolate fEsoLuc1 chromosome 23, fEsoLuc1.pri, whole genome shotgun sequence genome contains:
- the LOC105028198 gene encoding calcitonin gene-related peptide, with product MMYHLKQPALLLVSLMLLRCFATAPGNRYFTSTNDQEGALRDSEGWLIPRIISNPFLNLMGVRQQRGLTSVNSHHIEKRKCNTATCVTQRLADFLTRSSNTIGTVYTPTNVGSSTYGKRELLQPPPYLPL